A genomic region of Polyangiaceae bacterium contains the following coding sequences:
- a CDS encoding VWA domain-containing protein, protein MTHPSLATRLKKSMSGRPSSRVAANRLFKAVGMGLVAVTTASAFVACSQDADTPLSWDDVLAGGNGGGAGEGGSAGGSAASCEDGARRNCAVTLEQQGDVLTCYHGVQTCQGGTWGTCRDGTVSVESAPKGAPAEKPGGGPQDVLTTCVNNPCDPTCRVFDEDPDGGVKSSGQTPIFTWQNGDLGGYPPNLVDQGIKQPCQTGYDCQFNQYCSAPAIGSAEHNICAVGDPLSRNTNDCVDLICPIEPSCCTTAYAGTCDHDYCDLGKELTKGCDTCVDAICNADPDCCGGSCAHSYCEAGSTLGTGCDTCVDDICAQDPKCCGLPTKGACSHDYCSTGSALNKNCDPCVNDICEADPKCCGLSQQGTCSHDYCASSGAALVPGCHPCVDEICVDNPKCCDWTPGTVACAHDYCSTGSKLDPACDPCVAAVCAVRPQCCTSSWNSTCRNLVASVCSANDKCPSPKWSSTCRSRVSSVCGNTCTASWGSTCTAKVGTVCGDTCTASWGQTCIDKVNTVCGKNCAAIDWDQSCKNKVASVCGKSCGPFAWDQSCVDKVGSVCGDVCYPDPPCSHNKCDSGGPLNAACDPCVATICAQLPSCCTTEWTNLCVDRVKTLCGEGCNVKGDCVPWLPAQKDPNCAGIDLTVSVPCNDYVPVCNHGNSTAPAGIRLVHFPAGSLQFPKCNPDQSHPQMQSCTTQLPIPPGKCINVAAADCGLGAGAREIMVNPPSWNGNVQEPECKCQDNWSLWAGPNIQCQAPNCSNTTTANVKRVNMFIQLDKSGSMGTNIGGGETRWSATIKALKKFVQDTGSAGLGVALRFWGDNSPVSGCNESTCSSNACKQPLVNLGVLKLATGAADAQEVALVNALNNKSPGGATPMYPALDGALKWAIDYKATHPTEETVVVIATDGEPNGCNESATAIANLAGAAFTNYGIKTYSIGIQDANPVLMNAIAQQGGTNKGFFVVPGANVENDLLSVMIQIKGDTLSCDFVVPAGGQYDPSVAVVTYTPSVGAPVTLTGVANLAACGPNNWYYDNPADPTQLKLCPTICSTILSDAGGQINVDLGCPADYEPVAYTYKYEAICPPGSKPQWGYLTYNTLTPADSKITWAVRSSPTLAGLDNASYTTVATAKASPDTQVCGMAGPSPCPINLFNELGGLPDARNNHLELMLTLYPATTKASAAIVNNWDITYSCPPSE, encoded by the coding sequence ATGACACACCCTTCTCTTGCCACCAGGTTGAAAAAATCGATGTCGGGAAGGCCCTCGTCGCGCGTCGCTGCCAACCGGCTTTTCAAAGCAGTCGGGATGGGCCTGGTCGCGGTGACGACGGCATCAGCGTTCGTGGCGTGTAGTCAAGACGCGGATACGCCGCTTTCATGGGACGACGTTTTGGCTGGTGGCAATGGGGGTGGCGCAGGGGAAGGCGGGAGTGCGGGTGGATCGGCTGCGAGTTGTGAGGACGGCGCGCGACGCAATTGTGCCGTGACGCTCGAGCAGCAGGGTGACGTATTGACTTGTTATCACGGCGTGCAGACGTGCCAGGGTGGCACATGGGGGACGTGTCGGGATGGAACGGTATCGGTCGAGTCTGCTCCGAAGGGTGCGCCCGCGGAAAAACCCGGCGGCGGGCCGCAAGATGTCCTCACGACGTGTGTCAACAATCCGTGTGATCCGACGTGTCGGGTATTCGATGAGGATCCGGATGGTGGGGTGAAGTCGTCCGGACAAACGCCCATTTTCACTTGGCAGAATGGCGATCTCGGAGGCTATCCGCCAAACCTCGTGGACCAGGGCATCAAGCAGCCTTGCCAGACCGGCTACGATTGCCAGTTCAACCAGTATTGTTCGGCGCCCGCGATCGGCTCGGCCGAGCACAACATTTGTGCCGTTGGCGACCCATTATCACGAAACACCAATGATTGTGTCGACCTCATTTGCCCCATCGAGCCGTCCTGCTGCACGACGGCCTACGCGGGGACCTGCGATCACGATTATTGCGACCTGGGCAAGGAGCTCACCAAAGGTTGTGACACGTGCGTGGACGCCATTTGCAACGCGGATCCGGATTGCTGTGGGGGCAGTTGCGCGCACAGTTATTGCGAAGCCGGGAGCACGCTGGGCACCGGTTGCGACACGTGCGTCGATGACATCTGCGCGCAGGATCCCAAGTGCTGCGGCCTGCCGACGAAAGGCGCGTGTTCGCACGATTATTGCTCGACCGGCAGTGCGCTCAACAAGAACTGCGACCCGTGCGTGAATGATATTTGCGAGGCGGACCCGAAGTGTTGCGGCCTTTCACAGCAGGGCACGTGTTCGCACGATTATTGTGCGTCGTCAGGTGCAGCGCTCGTGCCGGGTTGTCATCCCTGTGTGGACGAGATCTGCGTCGATAACCCCAAATGTTGCGACTGGACGCCCGGCACGGTGGCATGTGCGCACGACTATTGCTCGACAGGAAGCAAACTCGACCCGGCGTGCGATCCGTGCGTCGCAGCGGTGTGCGCGGTGAGGCCGCAGTGTTGTACCAGTTCGTGGAACTCGACGTGCCGCAACCTCGTCGCTTCGGTATGCTCGGCCAATGACAAGTGCCCGTCGCCGAAATGGTCGAGCACCTGCAGAAGCAGGGTGTCGTCGGTTTGTGGCAATACGTGTACGGCAAGCTGGGGTTCGACGTGTACGGCCAAGGTGGGCACTGTCTGCGGCGATACGTGCACGGCTTCGTGGGGACAAACTTGCATCGATAAAGTCAATACGGTATGCGGTAAGAATTGCGCGGCGATCGACTGGGACCAATCGTGTAAGAACAAGGTCGCGAGCGTTTGTGGCAAATCGTGCGGTCCCTTCGCATGGGATCAATCGTGTGTGGACAAAGTCGGCAGTGTCTGCGGCGATGTTTGTTATCCCGATCCGCCGTGCAGCCATAACAAGTGCGATTCGGGCGGGCCGCTCAATGCGGCGTGCGATCCGTGCGTCGCAACCATCTGCGCGCAGCTCCCGAGTTGCTGCACGACCGAATGGACGAACCTTTGCGTGGACCGCGTGAAGACGCTTTGCGGCGAGGGATGCAACGTCAAGGGCGATTGCGTGCCTTGGCTGCCTGCGCAAAAAGATCCGAATTGCGCGGGCATCGATTTGACCGTCAGCGTGCCATGCAATGATTACGTTCCCGTCTGCAACCACGGCAATTCGACGGCGCCTGCGGGTATTCGCCTCGTCCATTTCCCGGCGGGTTCGTTGCAATTTCCGAAATGCAATCCGGACCAGTCGCATCCGCAAATGCAATCGTGCACGACGCAATTGCCCATCCCGCCGGGCAAGTGTATCAACGTCGCGGCCGCGGATTGTGGGCTCGGGGCTGGCGCACGAGAAATCATGGTGAATCCGCCGTCTTGGAATGGCAATGTTCAGGAGCCCGAATGCAAGTGCCAGGACAACTGGAGCTTGTGGGCGGGTCCGAACATCCAGTGCCAGGCTCCGAACTGCTCGAATACGACCACGGCGAACGTCAAGCGCGTCAACATGTTCATTCAGCTCGACAAATCGGGCTCGATGGGCACGAATATCGGTGGCGGCGAGACGCGATGGTCGGCCACCATCAAGGCATTGAAGAAGTTCGTCCAGGATACGGGCTCTGCGGGTCTCGGCGTCGCGCTCCGGTTCTGGGGCGACAACTCGCCAGTGTCGGGCTGCAACGAAAGCACGTGCAGCTCGAACGCCTGCAAACAACCGCTCGTGAACCTCGGCGTCTTGAAGCTCGCAACGGGAGCCGCGGATGCGCAGGAGGTGGCTCTCGTCAATGCGCTGAACAACAAATCCCCGGGTGGCGCAACGCCCATGTACCCAGCGCTCGACGGTGCGCTGAAATGGGCCATCGATTACAAGGCCACGCATCCGACGGAGGAAACCGTCGTCGTCATTGCGACGGACGGCGAGCCGAATGGCTGCAATGAGAGTGCCACGGCAATCGCGAACCTTGCGGGTGCAGCGTTCACCAATTACGGTATCAAGACGTATTCAATCGGTATCCAGGACGCGAATCCGGTGCTCATGAACGCCATTGCGCAGCAGGGCGGCACCAACAAAGGGTTCTTCGTGGTACCCGGAGCGAACGTCGAAAACGATCTTCTCTCGGTGATGATCCAGATCAAAGGCGACACGCTTTCGTGCGACTTCGTCGTACCGGCCGGCGGTCAATACGATCCGAGCGTCGCTGTCGTCACGTATACCCCCTCGGTCGGCGCGCCCGTGACGCTCACAGGCGTTGCCAATCTCGCTGCCTGCGGCCCCAACAATTGGTATTACGACAATCCGGCGGACCCGACACAGCTCAAACTCTGCCCCACGATCTGCTCGACGATTCTAAGCGATGCTGGCGGGCAAATCAACGTCGATCTCGGCTGCCCGGCCGATTACGAGCCCGTGGCGTACACATACAAATACGAAGCGATCTGCCCGCCCGGATCCAAGCCGCAATGGGGCTACCTCACGTACAATACGCTGACGCCTGCCGATTCGAAGATAACGTGGGCCGTACGTTCCTCGCCGACGTTGGCAGGACTCGACAATGCATCGTATACGACGGTCGCAACAGCAAAGGCATCGCCCGACACGCAGGTCTGTGGAATGGCTGGCCCCTCGCCTTGCCCAATCAATCTTTTCAATGAATTGGGTGGGCTGCCGGATGCGCGAAACAACCACCTCGAGCTCATGCTCACTCTCTATCCAGCAACGACCAAGGCATCCGCCGCGATCGTGAACAATTGGGATATCACCTATTCGTGCCCCCCGAGCGAATGA